The sequence below is a genomic window from Phoenix dactylifera cultivar Barhee BC4 chromosome 8, palm_55x_up_171113_PBpolish2nd_filt_p, whole genome shotgun sequence.
TGACCAAACCTTTCAGGTGAAGCACATAGATCATCACTGAGCATTACCAGAATGGCATGCCACTGACCTTTTGACCGAGCCTAAGACCGTCTGGTTTGTTGCAAAGCTAATTTGTCTTCTCTGCGTGCCTGCTGGATTTTCGATAAATTCAAGAGATATGACTTCCAGTGCCTTCACATTATGCATTTCTGCAGCAGGACATGACTGCAACAGATGACCAACAAAAGGGGAAAATGATTCTGATGGTAAGAAGCAGTGGAATGCAGTATTTGAATTGCCAAGTTTGAAAGCCTACTCCATGCCCTATATCAGTTTCTAAACCCTGGAATAAATGGACTTTTCTCCTACCATGATCTACCAGTCCTATTGTCGAAGGAGTTGGGCATTAGCACTGGTTTCATATGCACATACGATTGGAtatatttgactttttgaatgtgATGTAATAATATTCATATGTCCAAGTTTGACAGCCTACTTCATACCCTGTATGAGTTTGTAAACCCTGGAATACATGTACTTTTTGCCTGCGGTGATCTACCAGTCTCCATTTTCAAGGACTTGCGCATTAACACCAGTATCATTTGCACAATTGGAGATATTTACCTTAGTGAATGTTTCCAAATCATCGGGATATCAGATTCGGCCGCCTTCTGTTATATGTTATATCTCCATCCGGCTCAgtcgaagattttcaaatactACTTATTGATGTTCATCCATCGTTGTTGGATCAGAGTCTAGTCAGTTTTGGTTCAATTCAATTGTTGCTGATTATACTGAGTGCAGTGATAGGAGAATTTTAGAAACATGATGTATATTGGATGATGTTCCCTCATGTTTGTTTATTTaagcatatatattttttggccAAACAGCTCATGCCCTATGATGTATCAAAATCCATGCACTGTTGGAGTAGTACATTATTGCCTCACCAGAaagaactgaattttgtttcatgTTTCACCATTTGCCCATATACACACTGCATCGCTTGCTAGACTAGTTAAGgaaaagagtcaaagatcaccCATCAGATCGCTGCTGAATTCATCAGTAATGGATCCACACCACTAATATGCTCATGTATTGCATCAATCCTCGGCTGCCACATCAGCCCAGTGAAGTGAGCAGCGTGTACCAACCGGTGACCAGCAGTACTAGGTAATTTAACAACACACAACTTGGTTCAGATGGTTGCGTGCTCAAACCTTGACACacaaaaagataaaattatGCAAGGATTTGGAGTCATGCCACTTCAAAGAATAACACCACAATTAGCCGCTTGCATTTCGCATCTTGAACTAGGTGTTGgaggatatatatatacacagctTAGAAGTTTACCAGGATGTGAAGGGACAACTTGTTCATATATACGATGAAACTGTGTAAACAACGTTATACACGTATGGGGCTTCTGTTAAGGTTTTCCCGGAAAGGAGGAAGCAGTCTAATTCACCCAGGAATGATGTTGAATGTTCCCGAGCTCTGTTGAGTTCTCCCAATGCACTGGAAGCATCACTGTGATTTTAAGCATTGGATTCTCCCCAGCAAATGATAGCTTTCAAGCATTACATCCAATAAAATAGACGGCCTTAGAATAACTTTGAGATAACCCCGCAGGATGACCAAAGAGCCACAGAAGCTGCCTTTAAAATTGCTGGATTTTGGTATACCCTGGAAAGGCAGAAAAAGGACAATTCCTTAGATCAACAAACTGCAATATAGAAAACAATTTAAGGAATGCTCTCAGAAGAAAGTTAAAAAAGCATCTATGCAAGAAGTgctgctttaaaaaaaaaaaattaaagaaaaatgcaACTAAAGGACAAATATAACGATTTTATAGTGGAATATcataaaatgatttttttttttatatatatatagtcaaGATGAATACATTATttagctttcttttcttttttttggagatAAGGAGGGAATCCTGCCCATATATTAAGTGCCTGGGCTGGTGAGACTCAAGCCCAGGAATTTTACCCAGGGGTGAATCATACATGTACGAATAACCTGGGCCGAATTCTTGACAATACACCATTCAAGTGATTTGAACCCAGAACGTCTGACTTGTGAGGGCAGGATATGACCCAAGAGAAAATCTTGATAAGAGTAAATCTTACTGctatttaataataattaaagacaGGTAATATAATCTCCTGCTACTACCAGTTTACATGCCACGAACATTAAGAATGTAAAAATTACATTCTATCTTAAATCTTAATACAAGGGATTATCAACATGTTGCAATCCTTGAAAACCAACTTTCAGATAAAATGTCTGATGCTTTCACTGATATTGGACTAGAGACTGGAGAGATTCAGCATGACAATATTTCTGAACAAGATACAAATGGGAAACTAGGCCTCTAAATGATTTGATGAGAGTTACATTTGTGCATTTTATGATTAACCAGTGCCAGAATTCTTGGAACTAAAAAACAGACGAAATCCAACTGGGTGGGGGAAAAAGCCATGATTGTAGCATGTAGGATAAATCATGGAATAAGCAAGATTAACATTTAAACCTCTAGTGCCATTGCCTAGTATCTGTATGTGCACAAACATGTGTGCACCTGCTTGTTTTGTGGTGTATGCAGTGATTCAAATCTAACAATCTATCTGCGCAGAGAACTTACCCAACAGCAGTTGCACTCCAAGAAGCAACATTGTAAACAACTTTGCTTCTATTCCATGCCTTTTGAAGCctactcttcttcttttttacagAGAATGTTTTACTAAGAGCTAAAAGGGCCCAACAAAACGAGGCAAAAAGCATGCATAAGAAACATGAAGTTTATTTCTGATAATTAAGAATGAAGTAAGACGCAATGACTTATCATATACATTTTATGGAAATAGATCAAAGGCACTTACCTTCTTGCAGTTGATTGGGGGTTAGTTCCTGCATAATAAGGTGCTAAGTAAGAAAACATACAAAGGtaattaagaaaaattataattcAAAACCTTATAAATGAAAGCATTGGGTCACCTAAATAGAACTTTCTATTAGCTCAGATACAGAAATATCTTACTTTGAGATAGGTATAATCCATTAAATTTTATTagtttatataaaaaaaggaaTCATGGTGAAAATGCAACTTGAACAGTTAATTAACAAGATGTCAAGACAGGAAGGTCTGAGCAAAAGAATTGTCATATTGCCAGCCAGTACAGTATAGTACTTGAAGGGTTAACAAGCTGAAAACCTAGCGACTAATAATGGAAATGTTTGGCATACTTTAGTTTGCTCTAATGATAATAGGTATGCAGCCATGAAGCATGCCATGCCGTCCACGATGTCCACTTGTCTAACAAGAACATAATCATCTTGGTCTGATTCAGTCTCCCCAACAACAAGCTCATCTTCCCACAAATCATCAGCACTAACCATATCCCAAGATGAATTATCATCTGCTGCCATAAAAGATCTCCATCAGCAATTATGACTAAAACTTGGAAATTTATCAGAACCCACAATAAGGAATATATTAGTTCTTCGAAGATCAATAACATATCAAATTGCGATATATTCATAAACGAGATGAGATATAAAAGTACTTGAGAACAATAGAATAATACAATCAGTTTGGTATGTTCAATGCATACCATGACTAGTTTGAGCAACTGACATGTGGACACTACCAAGTTTTTCCAGAAAGTTAGGTGATTCAACTTTGGACTTGAGAAGTTGACATAGCTGCATAACAAATGAGGGTATCAAATATTTTGTAAAGTAAAAGTCCTGAAGTTAAGAGCTGTTACATGGCATTCCACCTAGTAGAGCAAATAATCACACACAAGCACACATTTTATAGTCTGCATGGTTGATACGTACGCAACTGTTCCCTTTTACAGTAATCTTCTGTaataaacacacaaatatacgACAAGCACTTTCAGTTATTCATTAACATTGTAGACACAACTGTCTTTTCTCTTGAACATGAGGAGACTAGGGGAAGTGCAtgtgcaaaagaaaaaaaaaacaaaaacacatattactttttatcatgGTATAGCTTGTCTGGAGAAGGGTTATCATTCTCGAACCCTTGGGCTTCAGTCAGAGCATGTGCCTCTAAGCTAGTCTAGGTGGCAAGAACCAATGACTTAGCTCTAGAGGGCTACCAAAAAGGGAGGCAGGAGGGGGGTCTCCAATGGATTCCGTTGAGGTCTCTCACTGTTGTAGCTTGGTTAGGATTGGAGTTCTAGCATGTTTGCCGAGCCCAAATGCCATAAAAATGGTAGGTCAATAGCCTCGAGTGCTATTATAGTATAGCTTGTCATATTTACAAAATGCCATCATAGATTAATGTTGCATAATCATAATAAAACTTCAAGTTTTATAtcagcttttcttttttcctctttatAAAACAAAACCAAATTTACATTAAAAGGCCTATTCTTAGGAGTTCAAGAAAAGCTTGAGGTGACAACCTAACTGGGTCTCAATGTCCTCGAGTAATCTTAGAAAAAATATGTCAAatgttttttttgttaatttcataTCAAGCCCTAATGAAATTGGATGGGAGCCTAAGGCTCAGGCTCATAGCTTAAGTAGGTCTAGACTCCCTCAAGCAGTCTTGCAGTGGAGATGTAAGAAGTTTTCTTTTTCACTTCTAACAACAGGGGTATTTTAAGAATTGTGGCATTTTTGGAACAGAGGTGCAAAAAGCTGGGAAATATTTCCACTCTCATATAGTTCTAACTATAATACGCATGTTGGATGCATGTGACTGCTAAAGATTTTAGATTTATGATAATTcaatattaattttaattattaaatCTGAAAACAATTAATTTacaattaatttttcttatctctttttcTCCCCCTCTAAAATTTTTTACAATTCGAATATACTAAGATATCTTTTTAAGAGTGTttacattttttatttcttgctaaTCAGATCTTCTCTCAAAGCTCATTAATGTTAGAATTCCTTCTTCAATAGAAGACTTAAACTTTTGAAGAGAGAAATCTAATTAGAGTtactatagtaatataatattttaaacatTTAATAGACTATTCTGATTAGGGTTATTTTTGGAATTGAATATTGTAAAATTAAACCACTTTTATATAGTTTAAGATATCAGGTTACATGGAAGATGTGACTCCAAAATGGCCGTAGACTAGGAAAATTCCATTAGGAATTTGAGTTTAAtatacaagataaagttgagagaAATAACCAAATATATCATAACATAAAAATCCTAAGCAAGAACTGGATTAACAGCATATGCTTTGGAGATAAAACAAAGTTCTAAAGTACCACAGGTCCTTCACTAATTATAAATTATCACAACATACTATACTACCACAAGTAGCAGCACTAGGGAATAGAAAGGAAACATACAGCTAAAACACACTTTCAGTTAGACAAACATTTAATTATTATATCCAATCTTTTTCATAATTCACCATTTTGTTATAAATAATAAGATAAAATCACTGACtttaaacaatttaaaatgtcaataattatataaattttaaactGTGTATATATAAGAATCATAAATGCGCATATTGGTgtaaaaaagcaaaataaacaTTTAACATCAAGCTAAAATCTTTTACTTCAAGTTCCCCAATTATGGCTCACTAATAAATGGCAAAGTTTAAGATTTCAATCTAGACTGAAATGTTCTGGCCAAAACAAATTTAGTAcactttgttatcatcaaatgtttgccaattttggctgaaacTAAGCCAAAAAATCTACTAACTTTattataagattatttcttatcTTCTTCTTGAGTTGCATCTAGGTAATTAATCAAAACTATGGGAAGACTTTTTGAAAGATTAAACTTGGCTTTGACAAGTTTTGGATAGATCCGCAAGCACACAGCTGTTGGGCTGCAATGAATTTAATGGAAACATATGTCTCTTCAGATTTTGTCATGCTACAACTTTTAGGCTTTATTAACCATGCCTACATTTTCATGAAGTATCACTAAATAACCAAAATTCACAACTAGTGCACATGTGAGGATAAGATCTTTAACAAGTCACATATTATAATTTGAAAAGTTTTCTAGTCTAATTTTCTGAAATTTATTGGTTTCTTTTTTAGTTGTTCATAAACATTTGTTTATTGTTCTGGATCAGTTTAAAAGTGTAAGACTGGAGAACCTAAGAACTTGAAGGTTTGAAAGAATATAATCTACATtatattaaaaagagtgatttgaGATCCTTGAGCCTGTTAATATTTGTCCATGTTAGGAAAAAACTAATCCGCTTACTAAAGTTTTATATTATATAGGTCAAGTATGCATGTAAAGTCGAAAAATACATAGTTTCTTTACTAGATAAAAATCTCATTCAAATTTAAAGATAGACTGCCTCGGGTTCTCTAACCAACCCACATCCTAATTACCTCAGTCAATCACATCTCTTCTCAAGTTTTGTCCCTCCAACCTGACCAAAGCAATCCAAACTCTTGATTAATCTCATTTTATTTTGCAAGCATGAATTTGGATGCATCCATGTACTATTATTCTCTGAAATGGTATCagaaaaattgcttgaagtGCTTCCGTATTGTGTTTCCCAAATTTTATAATTCTAttcatttgaaaactccaaaaCTTAAACTTAGATTGCTAGGACTGCCAAAACTATTCAGATTTAAACCTACTGGCCTAGATGAAATGAAGCTTCTGAATCTTGGTGCTCACAGATATGTCAATCAACATGCTGTACTTTGATAACGTTAATCTTGGCTTCAATTGTAGCTTTAGTATTCattttttcttccaaatttttttgCAAGCCATATTACTATTCCACACCTGAAATCGTTCTCATGGCAATTCACAAGATTCCTGCAACTATAATGTGTATCATGCCAATGCAGATAAAGGGCTCACAATGGCATGCCATGATGTATTTGCACTGTCTTAGAAAGATGTGACTCTATCGAAAGGTTACTAAAGGTACAGTGAGATATGCCAAGGAAAAAGCTTTTGTTTATTTAAGCTGTTTTCAGTTGATTTAAAGTGGTTAATAGATAGAACTAAGTTTTGATACTTCCAGACAAATCTAGCATTTTGCAAATTCAGACAGGCACAAACTTTCTATTGCAAACAAGTTCTGAACATATGTATGACAGTTACTACGGAAATCCAGCCTATAAAATGGGATGAAATAAGATATTATGAAGTAAGCAAATCAAAAATCAAGAGAAGCTTGATGATCGGGGGTTCGAGGATGGATAATTTCGGAGCAGCCCAAATGAGACAATGTAACTTTGGTGGACGCAAATTTTATTTATGCGCGATTCAACCACATGACAAACCAAATAACCAAGATATTTTGTAGAccaataatcataatcatatCTTCTAAAGTCACATGTGTCACTCATGATCCTTTTTATGTAGTTGCTTTCACTTCACTTCCTAAATTTTCATGATTCACCCTTTTCTTGTTAAATTCACAAACCTGCCTATTGCCCAAAGTTTATTATATGCATGCCCTTTCTAGTACCTAGTTGTCTTCCATCCACTAAGTATTTCACTTGAAATCTTCGGCTAAAACAGAAGATATAGACTTATTATAGAACCATAGTATGCAGAAACTTCAACTAAAAATGGCAACCGCACATTCTTGCCAATAAGTGGGACCTTGTATTATTCCTTGATCACATCCAACTGCAAAGTAATCTAAAATCACTAAGTGGAAAAAATGAACTCtataatttattaattaaaCCATCATGTGTACCATCTATTCAATCCAGAATCCAGTCAAAGATTTATATGCAGATCAACACTACAACAGACATTCATTCAAAGTGAATTAATAGGAATTCAAAACGCACCCACTTTTCCCAAGCCATTCTCACAGTACAGGATAAAACAGTCAGCAAATTGGAAATGAATGGCAATTACTAGTCCTACCATGGATATCGAACCAACGAGATCTTGGCATCATTATGAAAAGCATATGTTTTGCCTACAAAACCAATTATTCAGCATAAATTTCCATAAAGTTAAACCTGTATTTCAAGACTTCTCCAATATTTGCAGGAGCAAAtaacagattttttttctttctttttggttaCCAGATTATTACTATCCTTACATTCTGGAAGTGCTGCTACATCAAAGAACTGCAAGATAGATAACAGACCAGGTTCCACAAGCTCTAGTCTGACTCTCAATCAAATAAATCGAAACATAATTATGCCTGCTAACCAAAGATTGGAACATCAAGTTGTTTGGgttcagatcctccataaataaTCTGTAAAGTATCTACCTACATTATTTGCAGTTTCAAACAATTTCACAAACCTTCTTAGAGGCGAACAGGATGGtaaactgggtcgcctcctatgtTGCACGACATTTCGGGGAGTTCTTATGGATGTCCATAGTAGGACTCCCGCCCCCTTTGTACTTTTTACTTTCTTCTCACTTGGCAGGTTGTACTCACATTAGAACAATATGAATTGCCGCttttaccacaaaaaaaaaaaaaaaacaatttcacAAACCTCTAAATCTTGGTACTAGAAGACTTCTGATGAAATTCTGCTACCTCAGCTCTAAAacataaattattttaataagcAGATAAAAGAGAAATCAAAACCAAATCCTCCTTACGTTTTCCATCATCGAAAGAATTGTAAAATATAAGATATACACCTTCCACCCCAATCATAGACCCCCCTTGCCAAGATTCAACTTTTATAACGTAATCAGAATAAATTACACAAAAACTATCAGAATTTAATCCTATCCACCATTTCGGGTTATCAATTGTGGATCAGAACGGAAATTCAATCAAGAATTACAATAATTCGAGATCTACCTCATCTGTTTCGCAATCGCTGGCGGCCGGGGACTGCAACGGCAATCCCTCCTCCCACacctcttcttccctcctcttcccctcctcGTCCGCGTCGACGGCGTCGGGATCCGGGTCCAGGTCAGCGTTTTTGAGGAGCTCGAGCGCTCGCTGGCACTGCTCGAGGACCGCCTCAAGGGTTTTCCGCCGCACCCGTATCTGCTCCTCCGCGCCCCCGCGGAGGCGCGGCGGCCTCCGTGGGGCCGCGGTGGCGGAGTGCGAGGTCGCCGCCTCCGCATCCGCCTCCTCCATGAAGCCCTGACCCTAAGAAAAGAAAGTGGAGGTGGGGTAGGGACTCTATAGAAGGACTGGCCTTTTATTAAAATGATTGAGGAGGAATTCCGGCCCCGTTCCTTCGTCTCCGGCTACTTGGGATCTGTTCTTGGCGTTCCTTGCCGCCGGACGGATCACGAACCGGTTTTCATAATTGTCGCTTATAttatagaatattttttttacgtGTATACTATTCTTTCTAAATATTAGAGTATaaataaatattcttttaaattgatatttgcatgtatatcctcgtaaatacttattttgctattctttcttttttttttttttttttatttttccatatgtatccatgctatctaacgacgttaaaaaattaatggtttcaaattaaaatgattaaaatatcttaatgggtagacatgcaaatagaaCACGATTCCGATGgcagaagaagaaaacagagataatagcataattttaaaattttattttatttttaattaatataaatatgatttttcttaacactgttagaacaaccgttatattatgGGCATTTGCACAATAACAGagtttacgagggtatacatgcaaatatcaattttgtaaggatattcatgcaaaattcgatatttagaagaatattcatgcaaaaaaatcctTTATTATGATATATGGTCTGGCCATTGGGTTTGGGAGGAGTTTATCGTTGGCTATTATGATATCAATTTtcgattttctttcatgcaaagcTTGATCATCACTTAAAAATATTGACCGCACGCCTCTATTTCTtcgtttaaaagaaaattctcttattccattttcatcaatatACATAAATACAGAGT
It includes:
- the LOC103710994 gene encoding uncharacterized protein LOC103710994 isoform X1; protein product: MEEADAEAATSHSATAAPRRPPRLRGGAEEQIRVRRKTLEAVLEQCQRALELLKNADLDPDPDAVDADEEGKRREEEVWEEGLPLQSPAASDCETDELCQLLKSKVESPNFLEKLGSVHMSVAQTSHADDNSSWDMVSADDLWEDELVVGETESDQDDYVLVRQVDIVDGMACFMAAYLLSLEQTKELTPNQLQEALSKTFSVKKKKSRLQKAWNRSKVVYNVASWSATAVGVYQNPAILKAASVALWSSCGVISKLF
- the LOC103710994 gene encoding uncharacterized protein LOC103710994 isoform X2; amino-acid sequence: MEEADAEAATSHSATAAPRRPPRLRGGAEEQIRVRRKTLEAVLEQCQRALELLKNADLDPDPDAVDADEEGKRREEEVWEEGLPLQSPAASDCETDELCQLLKSKVESPNFLEKLGSVHMSVAQTSHDDNSSWDMVSADDLWEDELVVGETESDQDDYVLVRQVDIVDGMACFMAAYLLSLEQTKELTPNQLQEALSKTFSVKKKKSRLQKAWNRSKVVYNVASWSATAVGVYQNPAILKAASVALWSSCGVISKLF
- the LOC103710994 gene encoding uncharacterized protein LOC103710994 isoform X3, which codes for MEEADAEAATSHSATAAPRRPPRLRGGAEEQIRVRRKTLEAVLEQCQRALELLKNADLDPDPDAVDADEEGKRREEEVWEEGLPLQSPAASDCETDELCQLLKSKVESPNFLEKLGSVHMSVAQTSHADDNSSWDMVSADDLWEDELVVGETESDQDDYVLVRQVDIVDGMACFMAAYLLSLEQTKELTPNQLQEGYTKIQQF
- the LOC103710994 gene encoding uncharacterized protein LOC103710994 isoform X4, which produces MEEADAEAATSHSATAAPRRPPRLRGGAEEQIRVRRKTLEAVLEQCQRALELLKNADLDPDPDAVDADEEGKRREEEVWEEGLPLQSPAASDCETDELCQLLKSKVESPNFLEKLGSVHMSVAQTSHDDNSSWDMVSADDLWEDELVVGETESDQDDYVLVRQVDIVDGMACFMAAYLLSLEQTKELTPNQLQEGYTKIQQF